The segment GGCTACGAATATTTTATCGCCTTTGCCATGTCCATGAGACCTCCCCGGGTACTCACACGCTCTTTCCCACTTATACCTGCCCCGTCTACTGCTGGCGTTCCGTGCAGTTATTGGACTTTAGTTTGTTTGGTAACCTCATCCACGCTTCACAGCCTATCCGGGTATCATGCCCTGTGGGTACAACTTTTACAGGCCAGTGTTTTGCCTCCGGCTTCCTTCAGACCCCACCTCGCGATGACGCCTTTGCCATTGGCTGCACCCTTCCCACTGCTGGGCGGGTCGGGGACTTTCACCCGTTAGAACGTGTGCCCGCCGGGCACACCAAAAATGGGACAGAGCCATCTCTGGCATCTGTCCCGAAAACAGTTCTTTCTTATTTGTGAAATATTCAAACGGGCCGGCTCTACACCGCCTTTTCCCTGCCTTTGTTGATATCGAACTCCTTCATCTGCTCCCGGTCCTCAATTTTTCTCCGGATCTCCAGCATCTTCCAGTCTGTCCCGGCAATGACTTCCGCACACTTTCTCAGATCCTCCCCGATCTCTGCCGCCTCCTCCTCGGTCATCTCTTTTTTATACTTGAGCTGGTGGTCAAGGCTGGCCCAGAAATCCATGGCTATCGTGCGAATCTGAACCTCTGCCCTGATATACTGCTTACAGTTTGAAAAGAACACCGGAACCTCCACAATCATGTGATAGCTCCTGTATCCGTTTACCTTGGGGCTTCTGATGTAATCCTTAATGGCAACCACTCTCACATCATCCTGTCTCGCCAGCATACGGCTCACATCGTAAATATCGTCAATAAAAGAACAGATCACGCGGACTCCTGCAATGTCATCAAGATTTTGCGTCATGGACTCCACAGTCAGAGGCAGTCCTCTGCGTCTGAGCTTCCCGAAAATGCTCTCCGGCCTTTTGACTCTGGACTTAATCATCTCTATGGGGTTTCTCTGGTTCCTGACTGACAGCTCGTCGTTGAGTACCTCCAGCTTTGTCTTCAGTTCACGGATTGCACAGGAGTATTTCATCATTTCATTTCGAAATTCAATGGCCTCGCCGATCAGGCTTTCCGGAACCTCCACCTCACTTGGCCCAATCACAACTGACTGGCTCAGCTCACTGTTCGGATTCTGGTTAAAACTCATATCACACACCTCTGGTTTGTCATTCTGTCTGCTGCGGCACAGCCGGATTGCCGGTGTTTTCCGCATTATCTCTGTCTATTATAGCCGAAAAACCGTTCGGAGACAATGAAACTTTCATTAATTTTCCCTGAAGTTCGTTTCTTTCCTATCCGGCGGGCACCGTCTGCCGCAGTTCCCATATGCTCTCCGGCACAGGTTCTGTATTTTTTCATTTTACCCGGGTTCCCTCGCGCTGAGCGGTTTACAAACTATCCCTTTAATGGTATGCTTAGCAGTAGATATTTTACATCGGATTGGAGGTTTATTATGAAAAACTTAGGTTACTACAACGGTGCCTTCGGCCCTCTGGAAGAGATGACCGTACCTATGAACGACCGCGCCGGATACTTCGGCGACGGCGTCTATGAAGCGACCCTGGCCAGAAATGGGAAAATCTTTGCCCTTGAGGATCACTTAAACCGATTCTACAACAGCGCCGCACTGATCAGGATGACAGTTCCCTACACGAGAGAGGAGCTGACCGACATTCTCTATTCCATGCTCGGCAAGATGGATGATTCTGAGATTCTGGTCTACTGGCAGCTCACCAGAGGCACTGCCATCAGAAATCATGTATTCCCCGACGCCTCCGTAAAACCAAATCTCTGGATTACCATGAAGCCCGGAAAGAAGGCGGATCCGGATCATGTTCTGAAGCTGGTGTCTACAGAGGATACACGTTTCCTCCACTGCAATATCAAGACACTCAACCTGCTTCCCAATGTTATGGCCGCCGAGAAGGCCCACGAGGCAGGCTGCGATGAATGTGTGTTCCACCGCGGCGACATTGTAACCGAGTGCGCCCACAGCAATGTCTCCATTTTAAAGGACGGCGTTTTCATCACCCATCCTACCGACCACTACATCCTTCCCGGCATTTCCAGAATGCATCTGATTCAGGAGTGCAGGCGCCTGGGCATTCCGGTGGACGAGACTCCATTCACCATGAAGGAGCTTCTGGAGGCTGACGAGATCATCGTTTCCAGCTCCACCAAGCTGGTGCTGCGCGCATGCGAGCTGGAGGGACAGCCGGTGGGCGGAAAGGCCTCTGACCTTTTCAAAAAGCTTCAGAATGCTTATGTGGAGCGCTTCCTGCGCGAAACTGAAAACGGCAGATAGCACTGCATCGACCGGGAGAGCCTTTGCTCTATTGATATTCTGCCAGATGTTCAATGCAGTACGGAAAAGAAAAAATGCGGACTCCCTGCACAGACATGGAACCTTCCCGTTCCGTCCGGCCGGAAGCCGCATTTTTCTTTATTCTTTCACGCAGAATTTACGGCTGCCAAACCATTTGCAGCTTACAGCTTCTCAATCACATCTGCTGCATGATCGAGCCATGGAGATTCCACATACTCTACCACACCCTGATCCACACTGTCTGCGATCTTCGGATCGATCGGCAGCTGGGCGAGCACCGGGATCTGATACTCTCTGGCTACCTCCTCGATTCTGCTCTCTCCAAACACGGAAATCTTCTTTCCGCAGTCAGGACAGACAAGATAGCTCATATTTTCCACCAGACCGATAATCGGCACGTTCATCTTCTTCGCCATGTTGACGGCCTTTGCCACAATCATGGAAACCAGATCCTGAGGAGAGGTTACAATGATGATTCCGTCAAGGGGAATTGACTGAAAGACGGTCAGCGGCACATCCCCTGTTCCCGGAGGCATATCCACAAACATATAGTCGATATCCTTCCACAGTGCCTCCTTCCAGAACTGTTTGATCACGCCTGCCACAATGGGGCCTCTCCAAATCACAGGATCCGTCTCATTCTCCAGGATCAGGTTGGCGGACAGCATCTGGATGCCCGTCTGGCTCTCGCAGGGAACCATCAGCTCGTCAGCGGTCACCCTCACCATCTCATGAACACCGAAGGCCTTCGGGATGGACGGTCCGGTAATGTCCGCATCCAGAATCCCGACTCTGTTGTTTCTTGCCCGCATCTTGCAGGCCATCAGTGAGGTCACAAGGGACTTTCCCACGCCTCCCTTTCCGCTCACTACGCCGATTACCTTCTTTACTGTACTCTGTGGGTTTAACGGCTCTAAAAAGCTGGATGGCTGGCGGCTCTGGCAGTCAGCACTGCAGCTTTTGCAGTCATGATTGCACCCTTCACTCATAATAATTTCTCCTTTCCGTCCCCGGCGTCTTTAAAAGCCGGCACGTTCTTTTTTATGGTCAGAAGGGTTCTCCCTTCCCAATCGTTTTTTCTGCCCTTTTGGGCTTTTTGACAGCTTCTATCGTATCACATTCCCACCGGTTTGTCCCGTTCTTTTTTTCGTGCATCTCCGTTCTTATTCCAAAAGGCAGCGTCTTCTCCTCTCTGTCCCGTCTGCAGTTTTATTCCGCAAAAAAGAGGAAGAGCTTTACTCTTCCCCCTTCTCTGTCAGTGTTTTTCCTTCTTCTGCTTTCTTATTTCACCCATTGATTGAACTGCTTCTCGCCGTTTAAACAGGGGCCGGGCACCGTAGCCATGTCTTCTCTGTGATCACTGCTGTATCCTTCTGGCCGTCCTAAGGTTTCTGATCGTTTTTACAAAGCCCAGATCCTCCAGCTTCTTTACAATCACGAAGAAAATAACGGAGTCAACGGGCCACATGATCAGATTTTTCAACAGCCTCGGCCCGATCAGAACTGCCATTCCCTTGCCGTACATAAAGCTGAGGCACCAGGTGTTTAAGAGTACGTTGCAGATAAGAGCCACCAGAAGCTTGGCAAAGAGGACGCGGCCAAAGGTAATGGGCCTGCGGTAGAGAACCGTTCCGTAAATCATGGCGCCCAGCATGGCGATCAGGGTAAAGCCAGGGAAAAAGGCTCCCGTCGGCTTGGCTGCAAACTTCAGAATGTCCAGGATTCCCGCATAGAACATGCCTGTCACAGGACCAAAGAGGTAGTAGACAAACTGATTTGCCACACTTCCAAGGCCTATTTTCAGGTAAGGCCCTGCCTCAATGGTAAAATAGCCCAGCACAACGGAGATGGCCATAAACATGGCCGACGTGGTCATCGTCCTCAGATGTCTCATTTCCTTCCAGGACTGGGCATACAATTCTGCGAGTTTTTTCATAAAAAAATACCTCCTTCGTGCAGAATCTCGAACCGCA is part of the Clostridium sp. M62/1 genome and harbors:
- a CDS encoding GTP pyrophosphokinase; this translates as MSFNQNPNSELSQSVVIGPSEVEVPESLIGEAIEFRNEMMKYSCAIRELKTKLEVLNDELSVRNQRNPIEMIKSRVKRPESIFGKLRRRGLPLTVESMTQNLDDIAGVRVICSFIDDIYDVSRMLARQDDVRVVAIKDYIRSPKVNGYRSYHMIVEVPVFFSNCKQYIRAEVQIRTIAMDFWASLDHQLKYKKEMTEEEAAEIGEDLRKCAEVIAGTDWKMLEIRRKIEDREQMKEFDINKGREKAV
- a CDS encoding D-amino acid aminotransferase, translating into MKNLGYYNGAFGPLEEMTVPMNDRAGYFGDGVYEATLARNGKIFALEDHLNRFYNSAALIRMTVPYTREELTDILYSMLGKMDDSEILVYWQLTRGTAIRNHVFPDASVKPNLWITMKPGKKADPDHVLKLVSTEDTRFLHCNIKTLNLLPNVMAAEKAHEAGCDECVFHRGDIVTECAHSNVSILKDGVFITHPTDHYILPGISRMHLIQECRRLGIPVDETPFTMKELLEADEIIVSSSTKLVLRACELEGQPVGGKASDLFKKLQNAYVERFLRETENGR
- a CDS encoding Mrp/NBP35 family ATP-binding protein translates to MSEGCNHDCKSCSADCQSRQPSSFLEPLNPQSTVKKVIGVVSGKGGVGKSLVTSLMACKMRARNNRVGILDADITGPSIPKAFGVHEMVRVTADELMVPCESQTGIQMLSANLILENETDPVIWRGPIVAGVIKQFWKEALWKDIDYMFVDMPPGTGDVPLTVFQSIPLDGIIIVTSPQDLVSMIVAKAVNMAKKMNVPIIGLVENMSYLVCPDCGKKISVFGESRIEEVAREYQIPVLAQLPIDPKIADSVDQGVVEYVESPWLDHAADVIEKL
- a CDS encoding folate family ECF transporter S component is translated as MKKLAELYAQSWKEMRHLRTMTTSAMFMAISVVLGYFTIEAGPYLKIGLGSVANQFVYYLFGPVTGMFYAGILDILKFAAKPTGAFFPGFTLIAMLGAMIYGTVLYRRPITFGRVLFAKLLVALICNVLLNTWCLSFMYGKGMAVLIGPRLLKNLIMWPVDSVIFFVIVKKLEDLGFVKTIRNLRTARRIQQ